In Sebastes fasciatus isolate fSebFas1 chromosome 24, fSebFas1.pri, whole genome shotgun sequence, the following are encoded in one genomic region:
- the LOC141762887 gene encoding uncharacterized protein LOC141762887 isoform X3: MNIHIVLFFCFLTGALCDGTTGTSRCINATEGGNIRVQCSLLSVRNVRKFFCENDCRGDDVLVVTSGSGAQNGRFSLEVDSQRLYVNIAQLVKSDSGRYRCGVRRGRPRFTASYDFDLCVTDARSEETTAPTAVPETNKVSTGLVLVSVGVPVVVVLLVVVLLFFYKTRTKRSDGTNKTGNTDSTKTQIVPYENWPPGSTRPDSTYQDLDPATRNQNQIYWTLTHTQDNTKDHV, translated from the exons ATGAACATCCACATTGTTCTGTTCTTCTGCTTCTTAACAG GAGCTCTCTGTGATGGAACCACCGGTACCTCCAGGTGCATCAACGCTACCGAGGGAGGAAATATCCGAGTCCAATGCTCTCTTCTGTCTGTAAGAAACGTCCGGAAGTTCTTCTGTGAGAACGACTGCAGAGGAGACGATGTTCTCGTTGTAACGTCTGGATCTGGAGCCCAGAATGGCCGATTCAGCCTGGAGGTCGACTCCCAGCGGCTGTACGTGAACATCGCCCAGCTGGTGAAGTCAGACTCAGGCCGGTACAGGTGTGGAGTCAGAAGAGGAAGACCTCGCTTCACAGCTTCGTACGACTTTGACCTCTGTGTTACCGACG CGAGGAGCGAAGAGACAACAG CTCCGACAGCTGTCCCTGAAACAAACAAGGTGTCTACAG GTCTGGTCCTGGTGTCGGTCGGGGTACCTGTGGTGGTGGTTCTGTTGGTTGTTGTTCTGCTCTTCTTCTACAAAACGAGGACGAAGCGGTCTGATG GTACCAACAAGacaggaaacacagacagcaccAAGACTCAG ATTGTCCCCTATGAGAACTGGCCTCCAGGCTCCACACGGCCAGACTCCACCTACCAGGACCTCGATCCAGCCACCCGGAACCAGAACCAGATCTACTggacactcactcacacacaggaCAACACGAAGGATCACGTCTAG
- the LOC141762887 gene encoding uncharacterized protein LOC141762887 isoform X2 encodes MNIHIVLFFCFLTGALCDGTTGTSRCINATEGGNIRVQCSLLSVRNVRKFFCENDCRGDDVLVVTSGSGAQNGRFSLEVDSQRLYVNIAQLVKSDSGRYRCGVRRGRPRFTASYDFDLCVTDARSEETTAPSAVPETNKVSTGLVLVSVGVPVVVVLLVVVLLFFYKTRTKRSDGTNKTGNTDSTKTQIVPYENWPPGSTRPDSTYQDLDPATRNQNQIYWTLTHTQDNTKDHV; translated from the exons ATGAACATCCACATTGTTCTGTTCTTCTGCTTCTTAACAG GAGCTCTCTGTGATGGAACCACCGGTACCTCCAGGTGCATCAACGCTACCGAGGGAGGAAATATCCGAGTCCAATGCTCTCTTCTGTCTGTAAGAAACGTCCGGAAGTTCTTCTGTGAGAACGACTGCAGAGGAGACGATGTTCTCGTTGTAACGTCTGGATCTGGAGCCCAGAATGGCCGATTCAGCCTGGAGGTCGACTCCCAGCGGCTGTACGTGAACATCGCCCAGCTGGTGAAGTCAGACTCAGGCCGGTACAGGTGTGGAGTCAGAAGAGGAAGACCTCGCTTCACAGCTTCGTACGACTTTGACCTCTGTGTTACCGACG CGAGGAGCGAAGAGACAACAG CTCCGTCAGCTGTCCCTGAAACAAACAAGGTGTCTACAG GTCTGGTCCTGGTGTCGGTCGGGGTACCTGTGGTGGTGGTTCTGTTGGTTGTTGTTCTGCTCTTCTTCTACAAAACGAGGACGAAGCGGTCTGATG GTACCAACAAGacaggaaacacagacagcaccAAGACTCAG ATTGTCCCCTATGAGAACTGGCCTCCAGGCTCCACACGGCCAGACTCCACCTACCAGGACCTCGATCCAGCCACCCGGAACCAGAACCAGATCTACTggacactcactcacacacaggaCAACACGAAGGATCACGTCTAG
- the LOC141762887 gene encoding uncharacterized protein LOC141762887 isoform X1, whose translation MNIHIVLFFCFLTGALCDGTTGTSRCINATEGGNIRVQCSLLSVRNVRKFFCENDCRGDDVLVVTSGSGAQNGRFSLEVDSQRLYVNIAQLVKSDSGRYRCGVRRGRPRFTASYDFDLCVTDARSEETTAPTAVPETNKVSTAPSAVPETNKVSTGLVLVSVGVPVVVVLLVVVLLFFYKTRTKRSDGTNKTGNTDSTKTQIVPYENWPPGSTRPDSTYQDLDPATRNQNQIYWTLTHTQDNTKDHV comes from the exons ATGAACATCCACATTGTTCTGTTCTTCTGCTTCTTAACAG GAGCTCTCTGTGATGGAACCACCGGTACCTCCAGGTGCATCAACGCTACCGAGGGAGGAAATATCCGAGTCCAATGCTCTCTTCTGTCTGTAAGAAACGTCCGGAAGTTCTTCTGTGAGAACGACTGCAGAGGAGACGATGTTCTCGTTGTAACGTCTGGATCTGGAGCCCAGAATGGCCGATTCAGCCTGGAGGTCGACTCCCAGCGGCTGTACGTGAACATCGCCCAGCTGGTGAAGTCAGACTCAGGCCGGTACAGGTGTGGAGTCAGAAGAGGAAGACCTCGCTTCACAGCTTCGTACGACTTTGACCTCTGTGTTACCGACG CGAGGAGCGAAGAGACAACAG CTCCGACAGCTGTCCCTGAAACAAACAAGGTGTCTACAG CTCCGTCAGCTGTCCCTGAAACAAACAAGGTGTCTACAG GTCTGGTCCTGGTGTCGGTCGGGGTACCTGTGGTGGTGGTTCTGTTGGTTGTTGTTCTGCTCTTCTTCTACAAAACGAGGACGAAGCGGTCTGATG GTACCAACAAGacaggaaacacagacagcaccAAGACTCAG ATTGTCCCCTATGAGAACTGGCCTCCAGGCTCCACACGGCCAGACTCCACCTACCAGGACCTCGATCCAGCCACCCGGAACCAGAACCAGATCTACTggacactcactcacacacaggaCAACACGAAGGATCACGTCTAG
- the LOC141762887 gene encoding uncharacterized protein LOC141762887 isoform X4: MNIHIVLFFCFLTGALCDGTTGTSRCINATEGGNIRVQCSLLSVRNVRKFFCENDCRGDDVLVVTSGSGAQNGRFSLEVDSQRLYVNIAQLVKSDSGRYRCGVRRGRPRFTASYDFDLCVTDGEFHGNLRQLSLKQTRCLQLRQLSLKQTRCLQVWSWCRSGYLWWWFCWLLFCSSSTKRGRSGLMVPTRQETQTAPRLR; encoded by the exons ATGAACATCCACATTGTTCTGTTCTTCTGCTTCTTAACAG GAGCTCTCTGTGATGGAACCACCGGTACCTCCAGGTGCATCAACGCTACCGAGGGAGGAAATATCCGAGTCCAATGCTCTCTTCTGTCTGTAAGAAACGTCCGGAAGTTCTTCTGTGAGAACGACTGCAGAGGAGACGATGTTCTCGTTGTAACGTCTGGATCTGGAGCCCAGAATGGCCGATTCAGCCTGGAGGTCGACTCCCAGCGGCTGTACGTGAACATCGCCCAGCTGGTGAAGTCAGACTCAGGCCGGTACAGGTGTGGAGTCAGAAGAGGAAGACCTCGCTTCACAGCTTCGTACGACTTTGACCTCTGTGTTACCGACGGTGAGTTTCATGGAAAT CTCCGACAGCTGTCCCTGAAACAAACAAGGTGTCTACAG CTCCGTCAGCTGTCCCTGAAACAAACAAGGTGTCTACAG GTCTGGTCCTGGTGTCGGTCGGGGTACCTGTGGTGGTGGTTCTGTTGGTTGTTGTTCTGCTCTTCTTCTACAAAACGAGGACGAAGCGGTCTGATG GTACCAACAAGacaggaaacacagacagcaccAAGACTCAGGTGA